Proteins co-encoded in one Desulfitobacterium hafniense DCB-2 genomic window:
- a CDS encoding FMN-binding protein has product MLKRVMVVVAVVMLMGVLVYANLTAEKNELIYLKQILPQTDFAKTSDSPPIFKAVQSDGNNYFFVVFGEANGYGGPIKMATVINQLGEIQQVVVVENRETPSFLNKVLKANYLDQFKGREANAPLELGADIDSVTGATVSTRAIADAVRQGSYEAAVRQLGLNVPQRTESWQFGLAEALAVLLYLAVLMLGLVWKKPQTRLLTSLVSVVVLGFWLKIQISLSSVSGLFLGYWPAVRPNIVWYVIVIGGLGMVVFSGRNLYCYWLCPFGGVQELTSMLKSEPQRRRVANPILKLLPKVLLWFGLLLIFFFRNPAVGSYEPFGTLFGLSGTILNWLLLLVIIVASIFIYRFWCDCLCPVGAFLEICLNIRRRLGKAFRHLAKPASPDQTPVKQ; this is encoded by the coding sequence ATGTTGAAGCGCGTTATGGTGGTTGTTGCAGTTGTCATGTTGATGGGGGTTTTGGTCTACGCCAATTTGACGGCAGAGAAGAATGAACTTATCTACTTGAAACAGATTTTGCCGCAAACAGATTTCGCAAAAACAAGTGACAGCCCGCCAATATTCAAAGCGGTTCAAAGCGATGGCAACAATTATTTTTTTGTCGTATTTGGTGAGGCCAACGGATATGGCGGTCCAATAAAGATGGCCACTGTAATCAATCAACTGGGAGAGATTCAACAGGTTGTGGTGGTGGAGAATCGAGAGACGCCCAGTTTTTTGAACAAAGTCTTAAAAGCAAACTATCTGGATCAGTTTAAGGGCAGAGAAGCCAATGCCCCCCTTGAACTGGGTGCGGACATTGATTCCGTCACAGGGGCTACAGTGAGTACCAGAGCTATCGCTGATGCCGTACGGCAGGGGAGCTATGAAGCAGCGGTAAGGCAACTCGGTTTAAATGTTCCGCAAAGGACCGAATCATGGCAGTTTGGGCTTGCCGAAGCTCTGGCAGTCCTTTTGTATCTGGCTGTATTGATGCTTGGTCTGGTATGGAAGAAGCCGCAAACCCGTTTGCTTACCTCACTGGTGTCCGTTGTTGTTTTAGGGTTCTGGCTGAAAATCCAAATTTCATTATCGTCTGTTTCAGGATTATTTCTGGGGTATTGGCCTGCTGTGCGCCCCAATATTGTTTGGTATGTGATCGTGATCGGCGGCCTCGGTATGGTGGTCTTTTCCGGACGCAATCTCTATTGCTATTGGCTGTGTCCCTTCGGAGGGGTGCAGGAATTAACAAGTATGCTTAAAAGTGAACCCCAACGGCGAAGAGTGGCCAACCCAATTCTGAAATTATTACCGAAAGTACTGCTGTGGTTTGGTTTGCTGCTGATCTTCTTTTTCCGGAACCCTGCGGTTGGCAGTTATGAACCGTTTGGAACCTTATTCGGACTCTCCGGGACGATTCTCAATTGGCTGTTATTGCTTGTAATTATCGTGGCATCTATCTTTATCTACAGGTTCTGGTGTGATTGCCTTTGTCCGGTGGGGGCGTTTCTGGAGATCTGTCTTAACATCAGGCGAAGGCTGGGGAAAGCTTTCAGGCACTTAGCTAAGCCGGCCTCCCCTGACCAGACGCCGGTCAAGCAGTAA
- a CDS encoding Ig-like domain-containing protein yields the protein MKRKFKALFATVCIVGLFLSSSLPVLAAPPSWAQSHEKSIQSSSKDCKTHKVSAIILKKRMFLKVGDSATLAVKIAPSKANQKVTWTSSNTEVATVDANGKVTGVKAGKAYVTVTTEDGRKSAKCKVTVADPRGTGKISVTGVTLNQSAMNLSAGGATGTLKATISPSNATNKKVTWTSSNSNVATVNSKGVVTPLTPGVTTITVTTAEGSKTAHCTVNVTAQPIISNVKISSNNADTTKAMHGDTIVLTFTASVPVTQLNNFKINGSNPDRFTHTGNVYTATHLVDSGDPITGVPATFQINVRDAAGIYSQTIEATSDGSTVTIIPKYARISKVAISSDNTDPTKATIGDVITLKFTTDEAVAKLSNFKINGSNPDSFVEVNNNDGTYTYIAKHLVDSGDQVTGDPATFQINIKNAAGIYSPTIEKTSDGSRVTIR from the coding sequence GTGAAACGAAAGTTTAAAGCTCTATTCGCAACGGTCTGTATAGTGGGTTTATTCCTGTCTTCCTCATTGCCTGTGCTGGCGGCACCCCCATCCTGGGCTCAGTCCCATGAAAAATCCATCCAAAGCAGCTCCAAGGATTGCAAAACTCATAAAGTATCGGCAATAATTTTGAAGAAACGGATGTTCCTTAAGGTCGGGGATAGTGCTACTCTGGCCGTGAAAATCGCTCCCTCTAAAGCGAATCAAAAGGTCACCTGGACATCCAGCAACACAGAGGTCGCAACAGTGGACGCCAACGGAAAGGTCACCGGTGTCAAGGCAGGCAAAGCCTATGTCACTGTGACAACGGAAGATGGGCGCAAGTCGGCAAAATGTAAGGTGACTGTAGCTGATCCCCGGGGAACCGGGAAAATCAGTGTAACGGGCGTCACCTTGAATCAATCCGCCATGAATCTGTCGGCAGGGGGAGCAACAGGGACTTTAAAAGCCACTATATCCCCCAGCAACGCCACGAACAAGAAGGTAACCTGGACATCCAGCAACTCAAACGTAGCCACGGTTAACAGCAAGGGTGTGGTGACTCCCTTGACCCCAGGTGTGACAACGATTACGGTCACAACAGCGGAGGGCTCAAAGACCGCTCACTGCACGGTCAATGTCACAGCCCAACCCATCATCAGCAATGTAAAGATTTCCTCCAATAACGCCGATACGACAAAAGCTATGCATGGCGATACCATTGTTCTGACCTTTACCGCCAGTGTGCCTGTGACACAATTAAACAACTTCAAGATCAATGGAAGCAACCCGGATCGGTTCACACATACCGGCAATGTCTATACCGCAACTCATTTAGTGGATTCCGGCGATCCGATTACAGGTGTCCCGGCAACCTTCCAAATCAATGTCAGGGACGCCGCAGGGATCTACTCTCAGACTATTGAAGCCACATCTGACGGAAGTACAGTCACGATCATTCCTAAGTACGCCAGAATCTCCAAGGTAGCGATTTCTTCTGATAATACAGATCCCACCAAAGCTACTATCGGCGATGTCATTACTCTAAAATTCACTACGGATGAAGCTGTGGCCAAACTCAGCAACTTCAAGATTAACGGCAGCAATCCTGATAGTTTCGTGGAAGTCAATAATAACGACGGAACCTACACTTATATTGCCAAACATTTAGTGGATTCTGGAGATCAGGTAACCGGTGACCCTGCAACCTTCCAAATCAATATCAAAAACGCTGCCGGGATTTACTCGCCAACGATTGAAAAAACATCGGATGGCAGCCGGGTGACGATTCGGTAG
- a CDS encoding IS4-like element ISDha5 family transposase, with amino-acid sequence MLQHNSLPEQHQNQLSLIFSSLKLSQLLRAAGIRKSYGVSSFVVFQIIFQLVFQGRNLFRLLEGSRAESLPGKDVVYRFLNDSRYNWRRFYQLLSLKMVGRFEKLTSAQRIRVFIVDDSVMERERSKKVELLARVFDHVSGRFVRGYTLLTLGWSDGFSFAPLDFTLMSSAKAKNRLCEMREDLDKRSVGYKRRLEAMSPKPDTVVQMLERALKAGFSADYVLMDSWFTHAPLLQKLRDKELHVIGMVKELKQRYLFEGKSLSLRELYARVPKNPKAEILGSVRVHTPSGLALKVVFVQNRNNRREWLAILTTDLSLETTEVVRIYGMRWSIETFFKMAKSHLKLGTEFQGRSFDMMVSHTTIVFTRYLILEWERRENNDERSLGGLFYLFADEVMDLDLKTALRQLMTFVLNLLPNKPENNESLSQLQKWIAALPSYIKALFPQLGCES; translated from the coding sequence ATGTTACAACACAACTCTCTGCCTGAACAGCATCAAAATCAGCTTTCTTTAATTTTTTCTTCCCTTAAGCTTAGTCAGCTGCTTCGAGCCGCTGGGATCCGCAAGTCCTATGGGGTTTCAAGCTTCGTTGTCTTCCAAATCATTTTCCAACTCGTTTTTCAAGGTCGAAATCTGTTTCGGCTGTTAGAAGGAAGCCGGGCAGAATCTCTTCCAGGTAAAGATGTTGTTTATCGGTTTCTCAATGACTCTCGGTATAACTGGAGGCGTTTTTACCAGTTACTCAGCCTCAAGATGGTCGGACGCTTTGAAAAGCTCACCTCTGCGCAGCGTATCCGTGTTTTTATCGTAGATGATTCTGTAATGGAGCGCGAACGAAGCAAGAAAGTTGAACTCTTAGCCCGAGTGTTTGACCATGTTTCGGGCCGCTTTGTTCGCGGTTACACCTTACTAACCTTGGGCTGGTCTGACGGGTTCAGCTTCGCACCCCTTGATTTTACATTGATGAGTTCTGCAAAAGCTAAAAATCGTCTTTGTGAAATGAGAGAGGACTTAGACAAACGCTCCGTAGGCTATAAGCGTCGCCTGGAAGCGATGAGCCCTAAACCGGACACCGTGGTTCAAATGCTTGAACGAGCTCTCAAAGCCGGATTCTCAGCGGATTACGTCCTAATGGATAGTTGGTTTACCCATGCTCCACTTTTGCAAAAGCTAAGGGATAAGGAGCTTCACGTTATTGGAATGGTTAAAGAACTTAAGCAGCGTTATCTCTTTGAAGGAAAATCACTCAGTTTACGAGAGCTCTACGCGAGAGTCCCAAAGAACCCGAAAGCAGAAATACTGGGTTCAGTGCGTGTTCATACCCCTTCAGGCTTAGCTTTAAAAGTTGTTTTCGTCCAGAATCGAAACAACCGAAGAGAGTGGTTAGCGATCTTAACCACCGATCTTTCCTTAGAAACTACTGAAGTCGTAAGAATTTACGGGATGCGTTGGAGTATCGAAACGTTTTTCAAAATGGCCAAATCGCATTTGAAGCTAGGAACTGAATTTCAGGGCCGATCCTTCGATATGATGGTTAGTCACACAACCATAGTCTTTACCCGTTACCTCATCCTGGAGTGGGAACGAAGAGAAAACAATGATGAACGCTCTCTTGGGGGACTCTTTTATCTTTTTGCTGATGAGGTTATGGATTTAGACTTGAAAACAGCACTACGTCAGTTAATGACGTTTGTTCTTAATCTACTACCCAATAAACCAGAGAATAACGAATCACTCAGTCAATTACAAAAGTGGATTGCTGCATTACCCAGTTATATCAAGGCTCTATTCCCTCAACTGGGGTGCGAAAGTTGA
- a CDS encoding reductive dehalogenase encodes MKGLIRLADSSKNQNTSEQKLQLSRRGFLKTGAAAAALGVLGAVKAPSKVAAAAVNNYEYIPPGKGQWSKLRPKPNYGGASVRLAEHNDQWLGTSKIVGTVNKSKESDMGFTLAMEGKLGPKAQAGFYTIGLRHPLSDAMGMAIAPISDTMWVEGHTRPEKLPIPDPEQMSMHIKDVAYYLRADEVGIGNMPEYAYYSHKMQPSMIGVIAGMVPKGTPFEDVPYEEKLPYVIVVAVEQHLETYLASTGYDGISDSQSFRSYHATANIALIIAQYIRGLGYHARAHHFGNYGAVMAPCMIAAGMGELTRTGDTVAHPRMGYRNKVAAITTDLPLVPDKPIDFGMADFCRVCNKCADNCPAEAITHDKDMVEYNGYLRWNSDYKKCAEFRAGNDEGVSCGRCIKVCPWSSKEDSWFHEAGIWVGSKGEAASKLLKGIDDMFGYGTEIVDKHKWWLEWPELYKFDY; translated from the coding sequence ATGAAAGGACTGATCAGGTTGGCCGATTCTTCAAAAAACCAAAATACTTCGGAACAAAAACTTCAGTTAAGCCGCCGGGGTTTCTTGAAAACCGGAGCGGCAGCCGCTGCCCTGGGTGTTCTTGGCGCGGTTAAGGCGCCATCCAAAGTAGCTGCAGCCGCGGTAAACAACTATGAGTACATTCCACCCGGAAAAGGGCAATGGTCTAAGCTGAGACCCAAGCCTAATTATGGAGGCGCTTCGGTCAGGCTCGCCGAACATAATGACCAATGGCTTGGTACCTCGAAGATTGTAGGGACGGTAAACAAGTCCAAAGAAAGCGATATGGGGTTTACACTGGCTATGGAGGGGAAATTAGGCCCCAAGGCCCAGGCGGGGTTCTATACGATCGGGCTCAGACATCCCCTGAGTGATGCCATGGGAATGGCTATTGCACCCATTTCCGATACTATGTGGGTGGAAGGTCATACCAGGCCGGAAAAACTCCCGATACCTGATCCCGAGCAGATGTCCATGCATATTAAGGATGTTGCTTATTATCTGAGAGCGGATGAGGTCGGGATCGGAAATATGCCGGAATACGCTTATTACTCCCATAAAATGCAGCCTTCGATGATAGGGGTTATCGCGGGTATGGTGCCAAAGGGGACACCTTTCGAAGATGTACCCTATGAGGAGAAATTGCCCTATGTCATCGTTGTGGCGGTCGAGCAGCACTTGGAGACCTATCTGGCCTCGACCGGTTATGATGGCATTTCAGACTCCCAATCTTTTCGAAGTTATCATGCCACAGCCAATATTGCCCTGATTATAGCCCAATACATCAGAGGCTTGGGTTATCATGCCAGAGCGCATCACTTTGGCAACTATGGGGCTGTAATGGCGCCTTGCATGATCGCGGCAGGGATGGGGGAACTTACCCGGACAGGGGACACGGTAGCCCATCCGCGCATGGGGTATCGCAACAAAGTGGCGGCGATCACCACGGATCTCCCTTTAGTCCCGGATAAACCCATCGATTTTGGCATGGCGGATTTCTGCCGTGTGTGCAATAAGTGTGCCGATAACTGCCCTGCTGAAGCGATCACCCATGACAAAGACATGGTTGAATACAACGGCTATCTGCGTTGGAACAGTGATTATAAAAAATGCGCTGAATTCAGAGCAGGCAACGATGAAGGAGTCAGCTGCGGAAGGTGTATCAAAGTATGTCCGTGGAGTTCCAAAGAGGATTCCTGGTTCCATGAAGCCGGCATATGGGTGGGGAGCAAAGGAGAGGCCGCCTCAAAGCTCTTAAAAGGGATTGATGACATGTTCGGTTATGGCACGGAGATTGTCGATAAACATAAATGGTGGCTGGAATGGCCGGAATTGTATAAATTCGATTATTGA
- a CDS encoding reductive dehalogenase membrane anchor protein yields the protein MGTILIFLAGILFLAGILFIKPYAQKNVMWKTVLIWALYGVGSAVLWMGVSFIYLNAAVGHTKATSTAIFLFGGLTVVIAVILARVLGFIGNNKSKTMESISS from the coding sequence ATGGGAACTATCCTGATTTTTTTGGCGGGAATATTATTTCTGGCCGGAATACTTTTTATTAAACCCTATGCCCAAAAGAATGTAATGTGGAAAACCGTGCTTATTTGGGCTTTATACGGGGTGGGGAGCGCCGTTTTATGGATGGGCGTTTCCTTTATTTATCTGAATGCCGCGGTTGGTCACACCAAGGCCACCAGCACAGCTATCTTCTTATTCGGAGGACTCACCGTTGTTATCGCTGTGATTCTGGCACGCGTGTTAGGATTCATCGGTAATAACAAAAGCAAAACTATGGAGTCAATATCTTCATGA
- a CDS encoding methyl-accepting chemotaxis protein, whose amino-acid sequence MKLSLSKKIFGFLLAALCVFLVLAGANIALLRAAVDHREELSQLTAVLNIALPLAGLLLGGIAVNLLFRHSRVLNLSNDFYQQIGTGNLTEQMANQYRAKIGEAFEVQFKMLQGRRMLVKKLSDTSADLEMTGGELTAAVKDAFAVSGDIARILEQLAAGAKEQALTLENTTRIIEKLSVHADEVAKNTGNVGHSSAKAAEAAEAGLLQAENMMQKIEEISDLSVQTVEVVAMLGEHSTRIGQIVDVIKGIADQTNLLALNAAIEAARAGEQGRGFAVVAEEVRKLAEQSSSSTAQIAQLIEGMQEETARVVAVMQKSKDEVAAGVETVRLAGDSFQVIVREINTLAEQLNQFSAASREMAAGTGQTTGLIQSIGAIAEETAASTEEVSGLAKKQAAQMELVNHSAENLDRVRKGLAGLVAQNKL is encoded by the coding sequence ATGAAATTATCTTTATCAAAGAAGATCTTCGGGTTCCTTTTGGCTGCTCTATGTGTATTCCTGGTGCTGGCAGGAGCTAATATCGCCCTGCTGCGTGCGGCGGTGGACCACCGGGAGGAGCTGTCTCAGCTGACGGCTGTGCTCAACATCGCCCTGCCCCTGGCCGGTTTGTTGCTGGGAGGAATTGCTGTCAATCTGCTTTTTCGCCATTCCAGAGTGTTGAATCTGAGCAATGATTTTTACCAGCAGATAGGCACAGGCAATCTTACGGAGCAGATGGCCAACCAGTATCGGGCCAAAATCGGTGAAGCTTTTGAAGTGCAATTCAAAATGCTTCAGGGGCGCCGGATGCTGGTCAAAAAACTTTCCGACACCTCCGCTGATTTGGAAATGACCGGCGGTGAACTGACGGCGGCGGTCAAAGATGCCTTTGCTGTGAGCGGGGATATTGCTCGTATCCTGGAGCAGCTGGCTGCCGGAGCCAAAGAACAGGCCTTGACTCTGGAAAACACCACCAGAATTATCGAAAAGCTGTCGGTCCATGCCGACGAGGTGGCAAAAAACACCGGGAATGTAGGCCATAGCAGTGCCAAAGCGGCGGAGGCAGCGGAAGCGGGCTTGCTCCAGGCGGAAAATATGATGCAAAAAATAGAGGAAATCAGCGACCTTTCGGTTCAGACAGTTGAAGTAGTGGCCATGCTGGGAGAGCACTCCACCCGGATCGGGCAAATCGTGGATGTAATCAAGGGGATAGCCGATCAAACCAATTTATTAGCTCTGAACGCGGCCATTGAAGCCGCTCGAGCCGGCGAACAGGGCAGAGGATTTGCCGTTGTGGCGGAGGAGGTGCGGAAGCTGGCTGAACAATCATCGTCTTCCACAGCTCAGATCGCCCAATTGATCGAGGGGATGCAGGAAGAGACGGCACGGGTCGTTGCAGTGATGCAGAAATCGAAGGATGAAGTGGCGGCAGGTGTTGAAACGGTCAGGTTGGCCGGCGATTCCTTTCAGGTTATTGTCCGGGAAATCAACACTCTGGCAGAGCAGCTGAATCAATTCTCTGCAGCGTCCCGGGAGATGGCGGCCGGAACCGGGCAGACCACCGGCTTAATCCAAAGCATCGGTGCTATTGCTGAAGAAACAGCCGCCAGTACTGAAGAGGTATCCGGTTTAGCGAAAAAACAGGCTGCTCAGATGGAGCTCGTCAACCACTCGGCAGAAAACCTGGATCGGGTCAGGAAAGGTCTGGCCGGTCTTGTTGCCCAGAACAAACTATAA
- a CDS encoding peptidase U32 family protein, which yields MNILAPVSSVKEAEQLIAHGADELYCGIGLGALKNRPGNTDREIWINRRESGNANIPDLESLSLLVDHAHAQGKKVYLTLNQPGYAQDLYGEILAFVREVKKSCQVDAFIVADPGLIRMLIGKEPDMVIHVSSLAGVLNSSAVLFFKKLGVKRIVFPRYLEAETLKKIMDRAGEDLEYEVFILNDGCMFEESHCHVSHQFGGAFCHNPAWRYKLIPPEEGGILETWKLRNLKIAGETFEGNVEEWKRWQWLGIKNGGGYIGAKYPLGMCGLCTLPEYRDMGITSLKIVGREAPLSKKIKSVQLLKKVLDYQREEHLPDEVRDYARRTKGARLLCGSGYMCYER from the coding sequence ATGAACATCCTGGCACCGGTAAGTTCCGTAAAGGAAGCGGAACAATTAATCGCCCATGGCGCCGACGAACTTTATTGCGGAATAGGGCTGGGGGCATTGAAGAACAGGCCGGGGAACACGGACCGGGAAATCTGGATCAACCGCCGTGAATCAGGCAACGCCAACATCCCCGACCTGGAAAGCTTGTCGCTGCTGGTTGATCACGCCCATGCCCAAGGGAAAAAGGTCTACCTGACCTTGAATCAACCGGGCTATGCTCAGGATCTCTATGGGGAGATTCTGGCTTTTGTCAGAGAGGTCAAAAAGAGCTGCCAGGTGGATGCTTTTATCGTTGCTGATCCGGGGCTGATCCGGATGCTGATCGGGAAGGAACCGGATATGGTGATTCATGTCAGCAGCCTGGCCGGGGTTTTAAACAGCTCCGCCGTCCTGTTTTTTAAGAAGCTGGGCGTCAAACGCATCGTTTTTCCCCGTTATCTGGAGGCGGAGACCCTTAAGAAGATCATGGACAGGGCGGGGGAGGATCTGGAATATGAAGTCTTTATCCTCAACGACGGGTGTATGTTTGAGGAATCCCACTGCCATGTCAGTCATCAGTTCGGCGGTGCCTTCTGTCATAATCCGGCCTGGCGGTATAAGCTGATCCCGCCGGAAGAGGGCGGGATTCTGGAGACCTGGAAGTTAAGAAACTTAAAAATTGCCGGGGAGACCTTTGAGGGCAATGTGGAGGAATGGAAAAGGTGGCAATGGCTCGGAATTAAGAACGGCGGCGGCTATATCGGCGCAAAATATCCGCTGGGCATGTGCGGTCTGTGCACCTTGCCCGAATATCGGGATATGGGGATAACCTCCTTGAAAATTGTGGGCAGAGAGGCCCCTCTGAGCAAGAAAATCAAGAGCGTCCAACTGCTAAAGAAGGTCTTGGACTATCAAAGGGAAGAGCATCTGCCCGATGAAGTGCGGGATTATGCCAGGAGGACTAAGGGAGCCAGGCTGCTTTGCGGGAGCGGGTATATGTGTTATGAACGCTGA
- a CDS encoding twin-arginine translocation signal domain-containing protein codes for MDVKVSRRSFLKGTALTGALTGLFTFTPGAREKLMGDGAADALEYRRVDKPTYETVGEVGRFDNRNNAHSRGYWDESQSYYMFGPQGMTALHDTVKNIAAGTPEPGFDHRLNFRSAKICSNSVYYWIRLKIFCSLTEKHLSNW; via the coding sequence ATGGACGTAAAAGTAAGCAGAAGGTCATTTCTCAAGGGCACAGCATTAACGGGAGCGTTGACCGGTTTATTTACATTTACACCGGGTGCCAGGGAAAAGCTGATGGGTGACGGTGCTGCGGATGCCCTTGAATATCGCAGAGTGGACAAACCAACCTATGAGACAGTCGGTGAAGTCGGGCGATTCGATAATCGGAATAATGCTCACTCCCGTGGGTATTGGGATGAAAGCCAATCTTATTACATGTTTGGCCCCCAAGGGATGACGGCACTTCATGATACCGTGAAAAATATTGCCGCCGGCACACCTGAACCGGGATTTGATCATCGTCTCAACTTTCGCAGCGCGAAAATCTGTTCAAACTCAGTCTACTACTGGATTAGGCTAAAAATATTTTGTTCATTGACAGAAAAACACCTTTCGAATTGGTAA
- a CDS encoding Crp/Fnr family transcriptional regulator, whose protein sequence is MGEILKNYIFPDTFYPVPKFKDYIYLGSQRSYCKGETVLLPDEVLGRIIFVLSGKLNVSKITEDGREKFVYSAGQFCFMDRLFTFENDHMQIVAIEDSKVCLFSKEQLLAAFKQDEELIIDVLRHYDSKVYYFMNLNSEINLYSPSVRLLRLFYELSHSKGEYDKGVWKVEIELTNKKISEITGLHYVTVSKILGSLKKAGILKKRKSKIIIYDLEKLKALLEEGIAY, encoded by the coding sequence ATGGGAGAAATTCTTAAAAATTATATTTTTCCGGATACATTTTATCCGGTGCCTAAATTTAAAGACTATATCTATTTAGGCTCACAACGCAGTTACTGTAAGGGGGAAACCGTCTTATTACCTGACGAAGTGCTGGGCAGAATTATTTTTGTGCTTTCCGGCAAACTCAATGTCTCCAAGATCACCGAAGACGGCAGAGAAAAATTTGTCTATTCTGCCGGGCAGTTTTGCTTTATGGACAGATTATTTACATTTGAAAATGACCATATGCAGATTGTGGCTATCGAAGACAGTAAAGTCTGCCTTTTCAGCAAAGAACAACTTTTGGCAGCCTTTAAGCAAGATGAAGAACTCATTATTGATGTTTTACGGCATTATGATTCCAAGGTGTATTACTTTATGAATCTAAACAGTGAAATTAATCTGTATTCCCCTTCGGTCAGGCTTTTGCGCTTATTTTATGAACTGAGCCACTCCAAAGGAGAATATGACAAGGGAGTTTGGAAAGTTGAGATAGAACTGACCAATAAAAAGATTTCGGAAATCACCGGACTTCATTATGTCACCGTAAGCAAGATATTAGGAAGTCTCAAAAAGGCAGGAATTCTTAAAAAAAGAAAAAGTAAAATTATTATTTATGATCTGGAAAAACTAAAAGCTCTTCTCGAAGAGGGGATAGCTTATTAA
- a CDS encoding reductive dehalogenase, whose translation MSSALLFKVGSFATSHIWEPELPPGLTEPYQTTPEEAAQTVKMAAKHFGASVVGTCKLNRNWLFSHRYHNENWKTDAKDLFTKVFGLEKGLLGPVMTPEERKTLQLPHVDDELPQEMNNVVVCGIEMDYEAYRRTLSCVEVAETYRAYSFDKFLIMHLALFINYMGYRAWPFGSYGPGLGIPMAVDAGLGEMGRNGLLINPELGPRLRICGVITDMPMQPDKPIDMGVAKFCETCAICADNCPSESIPKDNNRTAEAVYNTTNYGVKKWPIDASKCKAYWDDHNISACGNCVHYCPYNKPNTAMHRMAAHMAPVLGSALVKMDETLGYSEPKDVASWWAQNPNKFHPRSTRK comes from the coding sequence ATGAGTTCTGCCCTGTTATTTAAGGTGGGCAGCTTTGCGACCTCGCATATTTGGGAGCCGGAACTGCCTCCGGGATTAACAGAACCCTATCAGACGACTCCGGAAGAAGCAGCCCAGACGGTGAAAATGGCGGCGAAGCATTTTGGTGCCAGCGTTGTTGGAACATGTAAGCTTAATCGGAATTGGCTTTTTAGCCATAGATATCACAACGAGAACTGGAAGACGGATGCCAAAGACTTATTTACGAAAGTTTTCGGTCTTGAAAAAGGCCTGTTGGGACCGGTCATGACGCCTGAGGAAAGAAAGACGCTGCAATTGCCCCATGTTGACGATGAATTGCCCCAGGAGATGAATAATGTGGTCGTCTGCGGCATTGAAATGGACTATGAGGCCTACCGGCGGACCCTTTCCTGCGTTGAAGTAGCTGAAACATATCGTGCCTACAGCTTTGATAAATTCTTGATTATGCATTTGGCTCTCTTTATCAATTATATGGGCTACCGTGCCTGGCCCTTTGGCAGCTATGGACCGGGATTGGGAATCCCCATGGCCGTTGATGCCGGGTTGGGGGAGATGGGGCGGAATGGTCTCCTCATCAATCCGGAGCTGGGACCTCGCCTGCGCATTTGCGGCGTGATCACCGACATGCCTATGCAGCCGGATAAACCCATCGATATGGGGGTGGCTAAATTTTGTGAGACCTGCGCAATTTGTGCCGATAATTGTCCTTCCGAGTCTATTCCCAAAGATAATAATCGTACAGCCGAAGCTGTTTATAACACCACGAATTATGGTGTTAAAAAGTGGCCGATCGATGCCAGCAAATGCAAAGCCTATTGGGATGACCACAATATAAGCGCCTGCGGCAACTGTGTCCATTATTGTCCCTATAACAAGCCCAATACGGCAATGCACAGAATGGCCGCCCATATGGCGCCGGTTCTGGGGTCCGCACTTGTTAAAATGGATGAAACGCTGGGGTATTCAGAGCCTAAAGATGTGGCAAGTTGGTGGGCCCAGAACCCGAATAAGTTTCATCCGAGAAGCACCAGGAAGTAA